The following is a genomic window from Meriones unguiculatus strain TT.TT164.6M chromosome 7, Bangor_MerUng_6.1, whole genome shotgun sequence.
TTTCTGGTTTTAGATAAAGGGTTCTGatccatttttaattgatttttgtaCTACGTGAAAGATAAGaactaatataaatattttagtagGTTCTCATCAGCGCTCTAAGCTTCTCTTCCCAAACACTTGCTGACTCAGTCTCTCTGAAGTCTGATCTCTTATCTGTTGTTATAGCACAAAATGGAATTTAAACTATTGTTTCAGGTTTTTAAAATCTGAAGTAAATGGAAGCAAGGAGAAACAATTCCCCCGTCTGGCAGTACTGTGATTCCCGCTTCTCCTTCTCGGCAGATCTTTTCAGCATCTGAACCTTTTCGCGTCCAATCCCTGGCTGACCCTCGTTGCCGGGAGACTGCGGTGAGCCCCGCCTAACAACCGTTGTCATGGGCGGAACCTTGTGGCCAGCCGTGGAATACTTAGAGCGCAGGCGGCGACAGAAGTCTCGGCTCTCGCGAGGTTTCGTGTTCTGGGACTCGCGGGGCGACGTTCTTCGCAAACTGCGTGGCGATGTGTGGGGACTGTGTGGAGAAGGAGTACCCCAATCGGGTGAGCAAGTGGGCGCGGAGAGCCTCCCGCGGGCTCGGTCTTCGGCCGACCTTCCTAGGCAGGCCAGGGCCCACGCTGCGGTGCTGTCATCCCAGGGACCCTGGTGGATGACGTCAGACGTCTTTCCGGGTCTTGTGTGTTGCTGGGGGCAACAGGGAAACGTCCTGTTACCCACCCCACCCAGGTTAACAGCCTCAAAGCCTCAGTCCCTCTGCCATTCCGGCTTCATCTTCCAGCTCGATTTGATCAAATTCATTTCCCTGATTCTGGCGCTGGGTGAACCTCTGAGGTCATGTTAGAACTCAAcgttttggttttttctttttttttgagacaggtctcttgtagcccaggctggcttcaaactcactatgtagccgagGATGGTCTTTAacatctgatcctcctgtctctaccttttgAACGCTGACGTTAAAGGCATGCCCCCTGGGCCCAATTTATAAGATGTTAGGAATAGAAACCGGAGCCTGGTGCTTGGCAGGCAAGCTGTCCGCCAGCCTCTTGTTCTAACCCACCTTTGAAGAGGATAGAACTGGTGCCCAAAGAGGAGCTATCACTAGCCCAAGTATGAGAGCCAAAACTAGATCGAGGTCCCcctttcctgtctctttctctcttccttgccCCTTCTCTTTACATCCCTTCTTCTGGGTACTGAACCCAGGCCTGTACTACCCAGGCAAGCAGTCTCCAACGGACCTATACCCCCAGACTTTAGTTTTAGTCTTTGCTCCCCTCAGCCTTAGGAGGTTTTGAGGCTTGACTCTTCTCATTCTTTTAGGGAATACTTCATGCACATTGATGTGTGTAGTCCAGATTGCTGTAATAGGCTGTGAAGGAGTGAGTGAGTACCAAGGCAGCTTCAGAGCTGCTTAAGATCTTGCAGTTTGGGGGAATATGATTGACAGGATGCTTTTTAAATGTAGTAAAAGGGAAGACTGATGGGGGATAGGACTGTGGCGTTTTCCATCCGAATAAGGTAGTTTTCAGATGATGGTGATTAGAGGGGAAACTGAAGGAAAAGAGCAAGATGAAATATCCTTTCATCAGTTGTGAGGTGAAACATCTTCATAGctctttcttttaatattttgtgagAGGTGCTAGATGGTTGTggcggcacttgggaggcaggggtgggcagatctccgagttcaaggccagctcggtctatagagagagttccaggacagcgagggctacatagataaaccctgtcttgaaaaaaaaattattgtgagTGATATGTAAGTCTTTTGAGATTTTTATGTAATACGACTTTTTATTATAGTGCAACCACTATGGTATATAAAAAATGTAGCATTCATTACCAAATAGAAAtgtacacaggagggcttatTCGGGAAAAATGCATGTGCACATTTTCTGGCAATGTGTATAAGCAAGTAAAATCATTAGTTGTAGGGTAGCATAAAACTCGTGTTCATAAAAGGGAATATCATAAAAGTAGTCatgtgctcgcttcggcagcacatatactaaaattggaacgatacggAGAAGATTAGCATAGcccctgtgcaaggatgacacgcaaattcgtgaagcattccatattaaaaaaaaaaaaaaagtagagtcgTGAATGTGAATTAACACAAAGCATTGGCTCTCAAGTTGGAGTGATTTGCCTCCCAGGCATGTTTGACATTATCCAGagacattttgtatgtttgtttgtttgtttgtttgtttttggagacagggtttctctgtacccctggctgtcctggtttcactttgtagaccaggctggcctcaaactaacaggtctgcctgcctctgcctcctgagtgctgggatcacagagtACGCTGCTGAGCCCAATCTAGAGATATTTTGATATTACGCTGCCATACACAGGACAGCCGTCAAAACAAAGGACCGCACGCCCTAATGTTGGTAGGGTTGAGGTTAAGGAACCCTGAATTAGAGAAGGAAACACTAGAATTAGAATTAGGTCTGACTTTAGTCAGACAGTATTGATAAAAGGAcacaaagttaaattttaaatcaAGCAAACTAAAATGCAGTAAGACTTTCCTGGTTGGTTAAAGCAGGTTGGGAAGCAAGTTACTATAAAGACATTGTATTGATGGCCAATACACAGTGATCAAGAGTGGTCACATAAGGGGCCAGAGAGATTGATCACTCAGTGATTGATGCTGttgcaaaggacctggattcagtttccagcacccacgtggcccCTAGCAGtgtcttaactccagttccaggggatccaactcctTCTGGTCTCCATGAGAACCAAGgatgcattcatatacataaagtaaagataaatcttcaaacaaacaaacaaaaaaaagaatggggagaAGCTTCTAGAATGTAAGAAGTGTTTTATCTctgctttcattatttttctgtattgTATCGtagtttatgcttttttttttaatctagaaaaGGGTTTTTATGACTGTTAATGATGAACGTTGCACAGTGGGACCACGAGGAAAAGTTCCCTATGGGGTTATTAGCAGAGCTggttgggggctagagagatgggccAGAAATCACGAGCGCTTAATGCTGCAGCAAAGAATCCAAGTGCGGTTCCCACCTGTCTTGTCAGGAGGCGCAGAGCAGCCTCTAACTCTGGCTCCGTGAGATCCAGtactctggcttccacaggcacctgcactcactatgcacacacccacacacagagacaaagacacacataatttaaagtgttttaatctttaaaaaagagaggCAGTcagttcattcttttctttttgccccAGAAGTAGATAGATAGCATTATTCAGAGTAAAATGAGAGTACAGATTAAAAGGGAGGTTCAccgagctggcaagatggcttagcaggtcaAGGCGCTTGCCTCTCgagtcctgcaagttgtcctctgacctccacatgtagcACAAGTGTGCACTcccaaaataagtaaaatgtaataaaaaactGTCAACATTGAAGCGTGAAGGATAGAACAGTGACTAGAAAGCCTGGAGAGTGCCATTCTGGAGCATTCtcctagcttttattatgttttaaataattaaaggGCTGTCAGGAGAAAGAATTAAATGCTTCTTTGGAATTTGAGAAGACAGATTTAGAAATAACTAGTGGGTAGATATTAAGAAAGTTTCCAGTGTAACTTGAGACACGGGATGGAGAATGATAAAGGAATTGAGTGCAGCCTTGTTCCTTAGAAGCTAAGTGACTTCTAAGTCACTTAGAATCTTCTGGTTAATTCCCATTGGGAATTCTTTTTCCAGAATCAGGGATTATTCTCCCAACTAACCTGGATTCTTTAAAAGACTTAAGTTAtagcatatatttttattaatttatttttttattaattacagtttattcactttgtatcccagctgtagccccctcccttgtcccctcccaatcctaccctttctccctcatctcctcccatatgcccctccccaagtccactgacagggactgttctcctccctttccatctgaccctagcctatcagatctcatcaggactggttgcattgtcttcctctgtggcctggtaaggctgctcctcctcagggggaggtaattaaagagccagccactgagttcatgtcagagacagcccctgacaaCCACTCTTACTAAGGAGCCTACTTGGACACTGGgccatcatgggctacatctgtgcaggggttctaggctatctccatgcatggtccttggaatatcaggatgggagcttaccacagagggcctctgaaagactgcacagcagggtatcgaagcagatgctgagactcatagccaaactttgggcagagtgcagggaatcttatgaaagaagggggagatgaaagacttggaggggagaaactccacaaagagaacaacagaatgaaaaatctgggcccaggggtcttttctgagactgatactccaaccatagcaaagacttattttattataattaattatgtgtgtatgggtatgcACCATGGCACATTTTAAAGAATAGAAGCCACAATCCACTAATTAAACAAAGTGCAGGGTGGtgattcatgcctttaatcccagcaggaggcagatccaagtggatctctgattttggaaaacctgtcttgaaaaacaacaagaacaataaaataataataataatagctgtTAGGaagctctttttgtttttagagacagggtttctctgttttaccttggatgtcctggactcactttgtagaccagactggccttgaactcacagagatcctcctaactctgcatccctgagtgctgggatcacaggcatgtgccaccacacctgactttaggaagctttttctttaaacaatctctttttgtttgtttgtttctggaaatAGTTCTATAGATCGCGGTCTTTCTacatatccttggctgtcctggaactcactctgtagaccaggctggctttgttaGGAGGctcttaagtacacaataagtgaTATTTAGTTATTAATCTTTGGGTAGATGTTTTTCGCACACCAGAACACACAGGACTGTGTTCCCAGCAGGGTTTTAACCTACTGGCCTGTCATGCTACACTAAGAACTTGAATTCAAGCAAGAAAACAGACCACCAATTTCCTGAACCTGaacccagtttttaaaaattatttgtgtgtgtgtgtacatggatgCAGGGCTGTGCATTTGCtgtggtgagtgtgtgggtgggcagaggacagctttcaggagtcccTTGCCTTCCACCGTAGGTTTCAAGGATGGAATTCAGGCCATCGGGCTTGTATTACAACCACTCTTATGCAATGAGCCATCTCATTAACCCCCAGCCcaattttaaatactcagttgtaaagcaattttttttcccagaaaaacCCTTTGCAGACCAGTTGCAACTAAAACTAtattccattttctaaaatggttacaaaatattttcaatacaATGTGAACGAAACTGGAGTTCCATGTATTTCCCTTCAGCTTTATACTCTGTAGTGACACAGTGGCAGCACAGAAATGAACTACTAATTGAATCAGAGACAAAAACCTGTTAGTGATGTACACATTAAAAATTACTATTTATATGCTTCATTTAAAACTTAGCTACCCAAGTTCATATACTCAAAGTATCTAGTGGAATTAAATAGAATTTCAATAATTTCTGGGTTGGATATATAGTCACTCTTAACAGCTGTGTAGGAGtaggatttttattattattattattattattattatttttttttttttttaagacaggggtttctctgtgtactcctgactgtcctggaactcattttgtagactaggctggcctcagactcacagatctgcctgttcTTGCAGAAAacaggagttcagttcccaccacccataacgcctataattccagctcaaGGGTGATCCAAGATCTCTGGCCGCCATGGGTACCTGCCTCATCTACTTGTGCAAACCCACAAAcagaccacacacatacacagagtttttaaaaaaaatggaaaacttgGGAGGAGCATTTGGTAACTTCTTACAGAGTTCAATATGCCACTTAAAAGATAACCTGTGTGACCTAGAGATTGAATTAGTAAGTATTTATGCAAGAAAAGACCTGTATCTGTGCCAGACTTGTACTTGTACGTGAATCTTTATAATTGCTTTTTTCATAATTGCCCCCAAACTGAAGACAATTCAAATGCCCACCACCAGCTAAGTACATAGAACACTACTTGGcagtaaaaagtaataaaaagcaTAGATGTTATGTTgagaaaaagaagccagaaacGGAAGATATTCTAATCCATTTGTGTGAATATGGGAACATGAAAGACTGGGAACAGAATAATATCATTGGGTCTCAGAAGtgctgtggatgctggaaatggaCTACAGAGAGTGAAGGAGCTTCCTGGGGAAATAGACATAGTCCATATTTTAATAAGGGTGGTGCTTACTtgttacatatatttattaaaagtCATTCGCTGCCCTactctgctttctgttgctgcgaTAAACACCATAGCCAAAACCAGCCTAGGGAGGAGAGGGTTGATAAACACAATAGCCAAAACTAGcctagggaggaaagggttgatttggTTTTTATTGCCTCAGAGTCTGTGATGGGGGAAGTCAGGATGAAGCCAGTGGAGCAAAGCTGCTTGCTggcgtgctttctgtgccttgctcagcttgctttcttacacagcctaGAGCTCCTGCCATCTGCCCGAGGGTAGCACTGCCTCCAGTGGgctggccctcccacatcagtcatcaatcaagaagatgccccacagacatgcccactggCCAGTCTAATGGAGGCAGGCCCTCAGTTGGGATTCTCTTTTCCACATCAgtagtgtcaagttgacaaaaacaaagcaTCACATTCACCTTTACAGTAATATCTCAGTagtgttttctttaaagaaattaaagtgtaTCACTATTTCTTAATAGTTCCAAGTGCACAATTCCGAAGTTTGTTTTTCAAAGTGTCTTAAGTCAAAGTGTCTATGACATCATCCCTCCAAACTGTATGGTCATGGCTTGATTCCTGCTCCAGAACTCTTCTCTTCCTTAGTTCACAGTTAAGACCCCTCAGAAGGGAGAGATTGTTGTGCGGCCGGGAACCAGGAGGGCTTGACTGTGGTGTTTAAGGTGGCCCTTCCTAAACTGGCTGCAAGAAACACATTTGGCTCACCATCCCTAGAGCTTCATGTGGCATCAGGTGCACAGGTGCTTTGGAGAAATGATTTTATATCACACTAACTATTAAAATGACTcagttgggcaggagaacggctcagtgggtaaagagcttGCTGTTCAGTCcccagacctgagttcaatccccagaaccaacaGAAAGGTGGAACTCCaaagagttgtcctctggctcctccacaCGAGCTGTAGCACATGCAGACTGCCCCACCCcataataaaatacacttttaaataaaaatattcagtgtTCCTGGCAACTGGATTGGATTGCCGGTTTAGTTTCTCCATGCTGGAgtgaaagcctctgtccttgaCCTCCATTTGTTAGTCTGATCAACAGAAGGCTTTAGCTTCTCTGTCTCAGCCATATACACCTTACAGGCTGACTCTGGGATGCTTTGGTTTATTTGGTGGTGTTACAGGCTTTAGAAGAAGCTGTTTCAACAGGCTGTACACTTATGTTTAGCAATGACTCATTCGCTGTTTCTATCTTGATTGACTTAATTCTAGTGTTATGGCcagtcatttaaaaatacttctaACATTTACTAATTTCCTTTTCGTATTGAatgttgtttttctcttgttttcaaGTATTTGGACTTAATTCTCTTACGTTTGCTCGGCGGTACAGGGACAGCACCAAGGCCTCACACGTGCTGGGCaaatgctgtaccactgagccccATCCCCAGCCCTACTTCCTCCAAAGTCAGGTGTCCTTATAAGGAGTAATTGTGTGGGAAAGCTGGTGACTTAAGGAAGTACCTGAAGCAGGTGTGTTCTGGCTGTGTCTTTGGCCTGTAGAGACTTTGAGTCTTGGTCGGTTTCACCAAAGATTTGAAAGTGTAAGAGAATTCCTCTTCTCACACTCTAGGGGAGCACATGTCTGGAGAATGGGTCATTCTTGCTGAACTTTGCAGGCTGTGCTGTGTGCAGTAAGCGGGATTTTATGCTGATCACAAACAGATCCCTGAaagaggaagatggagaagaaatAGTTACCTATGACCGTAAGTAGAGTTCGTTTTGAAATGCAGATGCTAGTAGACATCAGCTTTCAGAAGTTGGGGTGCTGTACGGGTGTTCTGAGGGCACGTTCAGTGTTGTGATACAGTACAGGCCTACTGGTAAGTTACTGAGTGGAAAATACAGTCAGGACCCCTTTGCCCAGCGTCTGTCTCCACACTGTGTCTGACTTGTCGTGAtcttgtgatcttcctgtctctgcctcctcactgctgagattatagatgtgtgctaccatgcccagcccatTGTAAAAACCTTCTATCACCTTACACAGAGCcttttttgttggttgtttttttttgttttgttttgtttttgttgttgttgtttgttttttgaggtaagATCTCATTTGTAGCTCAGGTAGTCTACAATTCATTCTATAGCCCAAGCTGCCTGGAACTCAtggctctcctgcctcagcttcccagatGCTGCCATTAAAGGGATGAGCCACTACCCCCAGCCAGGCATTTATTTTAAACCTTGGATTCACAAGTATGCGTTTTTACTTTGACCATATTTTTAGTAGAGTGGTGTTCTCGAATAGCATAAAGTGTTCAGGGCAAGCCTGGTGTGCTTCACCCAACTATTATAGCATTCAGGTGGTGGAAGGAAAATGATCAGAGGTCCAAAGTCAACCAGGGCTGTATAGtaggggaaagaaaggggaggggaagagggagtggagA
Proteins encoded in this region:
- the Churc1 gene encoding protein Churchill isoform X1 — encoded protein: MCGDCVEKEYPNRGSTCLENGSFLLNFAGCAVCSKRDFMLITNRSLKEEDGEEIVTYDHLCKNCHHVVARHEYTFSIMDEFQEYTMLCLLCGKAEDTISILPDDPRQMSLLF
- the Churc1 gene encoding protein Churchill isoform X2 gives rise to the protein MCGDCVEKEYPNRGSTCLENGSFLLNFAGCAVCSKRDFMLITNRSLKEEDGEEIVTYDRVYHAVSVMWQS